The DNA sequence ATGTCACATGCATCTATGCTATGGTTTTCTCGGCTAATGCACGTTTCTTATTATCTTCTACCAGAGAATCCTTTTTTCCCTGCATCATTTTGCTGAGGAATTTCAACAAAAACATGTAAACTCTACGTTTTAAATAGCTGGATGTACAAGTATAATAACTTCCAACTTCAGGAATTCAAGATACCAACATCTAGCAGATCAATGCACATCAATAACAAAAGTTAATTGAAAACTTGGTTTTTGTTATGTCTTCTCCTAATTttttaaacttgtttatatattcaCATTGCCTCTAAAGAATGAAAATCCATGCCGTAGGTGAAATGAGGGAGCTAAACATTTCCACTGCAGGTAGCCAAAATGTTCAGAAATTTATTCTCTACCAATCTGCAATCAtcttttattaaagaaaaaggaaaatattatCTCCATATGTAACAACATGGCATATCAGAATGAACCAAAAATGAAGCATGTTATACTTACAATGGCGAGCAAGGAGATCGGCCACCATTTACATAGTACACAAACAGATATGAATCATAATGCTGACCATTGATCAAGTAAAAGCCTTGCAACCTTCTGACACACATGAATGACATTTTCTTGTACAAATGGATTGCAGAATTATTGTAAGAAATGACATGCAAGTAAATTGCTCTGCAGGTTGGAATACTTGAGGCATATTTTATGACCTCCCGAATAAGTGCTGAAGCTGCAAGTCCAAGGGAAACAAATTACCATATAGTGAAAGAAATTCTTAGACTCCATAACAACAAAGAGACAAACTTTTACCTATGCCAAGATTTCTGAAAGATTCTACTACTCCCAGTGTCAAAATGTAGACTAACGTCTGATCTGAATTTGATGAGTCGAAACTGAGCAAATCCCCTATCTACAACACCAATCATTTTTTCATAAAAGAGTTAGGGTAATTCAGGAAAATTGAACAAACAATGCAGCAAACCATACTTTCAAATACTTGCAAAATCTGGAGTGTCAAACTCTGTAAGTACTCCCAATTTTCCAATGACTTCAGTTAAACCAGAAAGACCAAATAATAACCACAATAATTTACGGTTGTGGTGATTCCTCCCCACAGATTCACACAGGAAAGAAAGAGGCTAGGAATATAGAAGACACACCTCACTTTCTCTTGCAAGAACAATTCGTGCGGTTACAAATCCAATAAGTTCATCACTTTGACCATTTGGACGACTTCGATCAACAGCTGCCCATGACACAATATCATGTCCATTGACGACATTTTGGAAAAACTCAGCCTCATACCTGTAGAGAGATTGGCAAAACCTTTTGTAGAAAGCAGTGTCATGGTAGCAAAGAACATGCCCATGAGACAGTAGCGAATGAGATTATGTACCTAATGGGAAATAAATCGTCATGGATTTTCTCTAAGATCTCAAGGTCAGACGGTTGTATAGGCCTATAGGATATTGCTGGACGACGGGGAAGTTTTGGGTTCACCATTGGGATAGTGTTGTCAATCCCCAGCAAATACTTGATATACTTGGATAATTTGCTCATGAACTTCTCCTTCCATTTATGCCACATCAGCCACAGAGGCCATGCAGTAGTTTACGTCAACTGCAAAAGAAAAGACgcctttcaataattttcatgtTGGCAGATCATAAATACAAAAAGCAATACGACATGCACAGGTTTGAATGTAACTCTGTTGTTCccacaattgataaaaaaaaaa is a window from the Pyrus communis chromosome 16, drPyrComm1.1, whole genome shotgun sequence genome containing:
- the LOC137719458 gene encoding histone acetyltransferase MCC1-like, which produces MWHKWKEKFMSKLSKYIKYLLGIDNTIPMVNPKLPRRPAISYRPIQPSDLEILEKIHDDLFPIRYEAEFFQNVVNGHDIVSWAAVDRSRPNGQSDELIGFVTARIVLARESEIGDLLSFDSSNSDQTLVYILTLGVVESFRNLGIASALIREVIKYASSIPTCRAIYLHVISYNNSAIHLYKKMSFMCVRRLQGFYLINGQHYDSYLFVYYVNGGRSPCSPLELVAGTLNFMRNGLKSVFAMLRKNEDRKVSKWAKCKENHSLISTGPNRRNLTAAECTGYECV